Below is a window of Rhodoglobus vestalii DNA.
TTCCGGCCCCGGAGCGTTCTTTCTTGAACACCTGGGGGCACCCCTGATCTCACCCACCGGAACTCTACGACCGGAGGGAAACATGCACGGCTACAACGAACACGGTTACCTCGAGGACTACCTCACCCACATCCAGTTCACGTTCGATCTGCTCAACAACCTTGAAGCACACGAGTTTGCGAACAATGACTGATTCGGCGGCGGCGGATGACGCTACGACGATCCTCGATCTGCTCGTGCCGAGCACTCCAACAGTCGAGCTGGACAACATTGATCTGCAGCTGATCCGCCACTTACACGAAGATTCAAGCATTTCGCTTCGTAGCCTTGGGGCGCTGGTTGGAATGTCAGCCCCGAGTGTCGGCGAACGCGTTGCACGTCTCGAACGCACGGGGGTGATTCGGCGCCGCAGCATTGAGATGGACTGGTCTGCCATGGGTCGACCGATGCTCGTGGTGATTCCCATCAAGATCACTTCTGATGCCAAAATGCTCACCGTGATTGAGGCGCTGCAGTCGATTTCCTCACTCACCGAAATTCTGATTCTTAGCGGCACGTACGACATGATGGCGCGGTTCCGGCTGAAAGATCACGCTGAGCTGCAGACGCTGCTCCTCGAAAAGTTGGGCGCCGTTCCTGGCCTTCAGCGTGTGGAAGCAATGATCAGCCTCGGCCGCGTCGATGACACTTCACCGCTCAGCCACATCCTGGGCATTGACGACTAACCACACCAACAGAAAGTAGTACCGTGCGCATCGACGATTCGTGGCGAGACCTCGTAGCACCCGACTTTTCTCTCTACGCGGGCCTTGACCCCGAACGTCGGATCATGATGATGGGCGCGGATCCGTTCGCCCCCGACAAGTGCCTCCCGGATCACGTGATCGCTGCCACGAAGCAGGCTCTCGATGACGGCAAAACTCACTACTCGCTCGACAACGGCTATGCGGAGCCGCGTCTGAAGACGGCACTCGTCAATAAACTGCGCGACTTCAATGGGATGGAGATTGATCCCGAAACGGAGTTGATGGTTGGCCCCAGCTCGGCGTTCACACTTTTTCTCTCAATTCGCATCTGCATCCGCCCCGGTCAGGGCGACGAGGTGCTTGTCACGAGCCCCGGCTTTGCCGAAAACATCAACGACATCCACCAGATGGGTGCGGTGTGCGTGCAGGTGCCCACGTACGAAGAAGACGGCTTTAAGTTGCGGATGGATGAATTCCGCTCGCGCATCACCGAACGCACTCGTGCCATCGTGATCACGAACCCCAATAACCCGACCACCACGGTGTACACGCGCGAGAACCTATTGGAGCTCGCGGCGCTTGCTGAGGAATTCGACCTCGGCGTGATCGTTGATCAGGACTTCGAACGTCAGGTGTACGACGGGGCTGAGTTCGTGAACTTTGCCACCCTGCCCGGTATGCGTGAGCGAACCCTCACCGTGTTCGGTACGTCAAAAGACTTGGGGCTCACGGGCTTCCGCGTGGGCTACCTTGTGGCGCCAGCCGAGATAATGCCGCTGCTCAAGATCGCGACCTTCAACTATGTGGGCCCCACCAACACTTTCGCTCAGTACGGTGTTGCGGCTGCCTATGAAAACCCGGCCTACACCGACGAGTGGTTCACAATTTACGACCAGCGCCGTCACGCTATCTTCGACGTCCTGAAGGACATTCCCGGGGTTGGTGCTCTGATGCCAGAGGGCGGTTTCTACCACTGGGTCAACATTTCCGAGCTCGGAACGTCGTTGGAGGTCGTCAAGCACCTCGTCACAACCCAGCAGCTCGGGGTTTCTCCCGGAACCTGGTTTGGTGACTCCGGCGAAGGCTACGTTCGGGTGATGTACGGCTCAAACGGTCGCGACGAAGTCTTCCAGGAGGGTGTTTCGCGCCTTGCTTCTGGGTTGCTTGAGCTTGCCAAGAGCAAGGGTCTCGTCGCTTAATCGGCCACTGGTTGTAGTTCCCAGGGTTAGCCGCGCTACCGGCCGGCAACCCTGTTGGCGAAACGGGCAATTTTGCTCGTGTGCGCCAGATCGGGTGTGTTTTCGCGCCGGTCTGCCTCGCGATAGAGGGTGTACATGGCGTGCACGCCAAGCCACCGCAATGGTTCGGGCTCCCAGGGGCGAACACGGCGTCCAACCCAGGGCAGACGGGTGAGTTCGGTGTCACGGCGCAGCACGAGATCTGCGAGGGTGCGTCCAGCAAGATTGGTGGTTGTCAGACCGCTGCCGACGTAGCCGCCAGCGGTTCCCAGCCCGGTTTCGTGATCGAGGTCGACCGTCGCACACCAATCGCGCGGAACTCCGAGAACGCCGCACCAGGCTTGCGCGATAGGAACGTTAGCGGCAGCCGGAAACATGTCGTGCAGGAGTGTAGTGAGGGCGTTGATCGTCCAGTCCTGTGTTTCGCCATTCACATCTGTGCGGGATCCGAAACGATAAGGGATACCGCGACCACCGAGCGCGATGCGGTTGTCGACTGTTCGCTGCGCATACATGTAGGCGTGCGCACCATCACCCAATACTTCTGCACCAGACCATCCGATCTCTGCCATCACCGAGTCCGGCAGCGGATCGGTGACGATCATCGAAGAGTTCATCGGCAGCCAGCCCCGGCGCTGACCCTTGATTCCCGCCGTGAAGCCCTCAAGGCACCGCAACACAATCGGGGCTCTCACCACCCCACGGTCGGTGCGCGCCAGCCCGGACTCGATCGCCTCAACCGTGGTCTGCTCGTAAATCACAACCCCCAGCCGTTCCACCGCCGCGGCAAGACCCTGCACGAGTTTCGCCGGCTGCACCCGAGCGCAATCGGGGCTGAAAATCCCCGCCATGGCTCCGTCGACAACGACCCGGCTATTGAGCTCGGCTAGCGTCAGGGGCACCACATCCTCATCCGTCGCGCCCCACAATTTTTCGTACTCAATCGTTTCCTGCAGACGTTCAACCTGGGCCCGATTGCGCGCGACGTGCAGGAGGCCGTCCTTAGCAATGTCGGCGTCGATCCCTTCCGCATCAGCGACCGCAATCACTTCGTCAACCGCCCCGCGCATCGCCGCCAATAAATCGACAACACCCTGATGACCGTGAGTCTTGGCATACAGAGCACGGGATCCGGCAAGTTCGGCAGACAGCCACCCGCCATTTCGACCAGACGCACCGAACCCCGCAAACTCGCGCTCAAGCATCACGATACGAAGGTCGGGCTGCGCACGTTTGAGATAGTAGGCCGCCCACAGCCCGGTTAAACCCGCCCCGACAATACAGACGTCAGCATCCCGATCGCCGGGAAGCGGCGCCCGGTATTTCGGCAACGCGGTGCTCGTGTACCAATACGACACTCCGCCATTGGGCACACCGCTATTGCCGCGTGGGGTGAGGTCTTTCATCACATCTGCCATGAACCGGGCTCATTTCTTGAAGGTGCTTTAGCCACCAAGCAGTTCGTCAATCTCGCGGATGACCGGCCAGGCGCACTCTTCAGAGTTGGAGAGCACCACAACGTCGAGGTCGGCCTCAAGGTAGTGGCGCACGATTCCGGATGAGCCAAGCCCGACACCATCGGCAAAATAGCTGCGCACGCTGCCATCTTCGTTCATGTCGAACTCGAGCCCGAAACCGTACCAGGTCTCTTCGTCGTACTGCACCTGTGGGGTGAGAAACTCTTGGGTATATTCGGCATTGAGCAGTTCGCCGTTGCGAACCGCCTGGATAAAGCGCACCAGATCGGCTGCAGTGACCTGGGCTCCGCCGTCGGGCAGGCCAATGGGCGGGGCGCTATAGATATTGGAAACCCAGCGACCATTAATGAAGTCCCACCCCTCGGCAACCCGCGGTGCGGCATCCCGACGGTCATAAAAACCGGAATCGATCATGCCGGCCGGCGTAAAAACCTCGTCAAAAATGTACTGGCGGTACTTCTCTTCGGTGACCTTCTCCAGCGCGAGACCCGCCAAAACGTAACCAGCGTTGCTGTACACACACTCGACCCCGGGGGCAGCGATGGCTTCCT
It encodes the following:
- a CDS encoding Lrp/AsnC family transcriptional regulator, yielding MTDSAAADDATTILDLLVPSTPTVELDNIDLQLIRHLHEDSSISLRSLGALVGMSAPSVGERVARLERTGVIRRRSIEMDWSAMGRPMLVVIPIKITSDAKMLTVIEALQSISSLTEILILSGTYDMMARFRLKDHAELQTLLLEKLGAVPGLQRVEAMISLGRVDDTSPLSHILGIDD
- a CDS encoding pyridoxal phosphate-dependent aminotransferase; its protein translation is MRIDDSWRDLVAPDFSLYAGLDPERRIMMMGADPFAPDKCLPDHVIAATKQALDDGKTHYSLDNGYAEPRLKTALVNKLRDFNGMEIDPETELMVGPSSAFTLFLSIRICIRPGQGDEVLVTSPGFAENINDIHQMGAVCVQVPTYEEDGFKLRMDEFRSRITERTRAIVITNPNNPTTTVYTRENLLELAALAEEFDLGVIVDQDFERQVYDGAEFVNFATLPGMRERTLTVFGTSKDLGLTGFRVGYLVAPAEIMPLLKIATFNYVGPTNTFAQYGVAAAYENPAYTDEWFTIYDQRRHAIFDVLKDIPGVGALMPEGGFYHWVNISELGTSLEVVKHLVTTQQLGVSPGTWFGDSGEGYVRVMYGSNGRDEVFQEGVSRLASGLLELAKSKGLVA
- a CDS encoding NAD(P)/FAD-dependent oxidoreductase — encoded protein: MADVMKDLTPRGNSGVPNGGVSYWYTSTALPKYRAPLPGDRDADVCIVGAGLTGLWAAYYLKRAQPDLRIVMLEREFAGFGASGRNGGWLSAELAGSRALYAKTHGHQGVVDLLAAMRGAVDEVIAVADAEGIDADIAKDGLLHVARNRAQVERLQETIEYEKLWGATDEDVVPLTLAELNSRVVVDGAMAGIFSPDCARVQPAKLVQGLAAAVERLGVVIYEQTTVEAIESGLARTDRGVVRAPIVLRCLEGFTAGIKGQRRGWLPMNSSMIVTDPLPDSVMAEIGWSGAEVLGDGAHAYMYAQRTVDNRIALGGRGIPYRFGSRTDVNGETQDWTINALTTLLHDMFPAAANVPIAQAWCGVLGVPRDWCATVDLDHETGLGTAGGYVGSGLTTTNLAGRTLADLVLRRDTELTRLPWVGRRVRPWEPEPLRWLGVHAMYTLYREADRRENTPDLAHTSKIARFANRVAGR
- a CDS encoding serine hydrolase domain-containing protein; amino-acid sequence: MDTSGLDEFLEQNDFSGVVLIKRGNTTIFEAVLGKASQRWDVPNTADTRFDSSSITKLFTSVAVLQQVSKGELDLETSIHHYVDLADSEIDPAVTLLHVLTHTSGIADDVDEEEGESYAELWSEFPTYTIMEPADQLPTFINKEAIAAPGVECVYSNAGYVLAGLALEKVTEEKYRQYIFDEVFTPAGMIDSGFYDRRDAAPRVAEGWDFINGRWVSNIYSAPPIGLPDGGAQVTAADLVRFIQAVRNGELLNAEYTQEFLTPQVQYDEETWYGFGLEFDMNEDGSVRSYFADGVGLGSSGIVRHYLEADLDVVVLSNSEECAWPVIREIDELLGG